Part of the Rhodococcus sp. OK302 genome is shown below.
GGAGAGCGATTCTTCCGCATCGCGATCTGCAAGGTCTTCAGCGACCACACTGTCGAGCACCGGGTTGCCCGGCGCTAGTGACGGCCGCGCAACAAGGTCGGCGAGAACAGCGCCGGCGTCGACGGAGGTCAGCTGATCCGGGTCACCGACCAGGAGCAACCTCGCATCAGGACGCACAGCCTCGAGCAACCGTGCCATCAACGTCAATGACACCATCGAGGTCTCGTCTACCACCACCACGTCGTACGGCAGTCGATTGGACGCGTTGTACTTGAACCTACTGGCACTACCGCGCTGCCATCCCAACAACCTGTGCAAGGTTTTCGCGGTCAGTTCGGATGGAAGTCCCAACAGCTCAGCTTGCTCACGTACCGATTCCTGCAGTCGCGCAGCGGCTTTACCGGTGGGCGCGGCAAGTCCGATCCTGACCGTGGAACCATGCTCGGCTACGAGGAGCGCCAGAATACGTGCCACCGTGTGAGTCTTGCCGGTTCCCGGCCCGCCGGCAACGACGGTGGTCCAGTGTGTGAGCGCGAGCGCCGCCGCCACCCGCTGGCGGTCCGGACTGGGTGTGGGCACCGCATTGTCAACGAAGAATCTATCCAACCCGGCACGAACCGCATCCGAGTCGATTGCCGGATGTGTAGCGGCTCGTTCGTCGAGTACCCTGCGAATAGTCTGCTCCTGCAAGAAGTACCGATCGAGGTACAACAATTCGCCGTCGTCGGTATCCACCAGACGCAGTGGCCGTAGCGGGCCGGCAGTTCCACCGATCACCAGTGGACTGAGCCGCAACGCACTGACAATCGCGTCGGGTTCCGGCCACGGCAACGCCGCGAGGTCGGCTTCGGTGGCGCCGTCGACGATGACCAGATGCATGCGTCGCAGATCCAGGCATACCGATCCCGAGCGCACCGCGCGTACAGCCAGGGCAGCAACCAGCATGACGTCGTGCGACGGTTCCCCGCCCAAGGCGCACAGCCTGGCGGCCACATGGACGTCGGCGGCCACAAGAACTCCAGCCTCGTTGAACGTGCGCACTATCCCCCGCGCTCGCTGGGCCAGTTGCGCGTCGGTCATCGGGACTCCTGCACTGCATCGACGGACTGGACATGGCCTGCAAGGAGATCCGAAAGCTCGACTACAAGTGCGGCCGGCGGCTTCCACTCGAACACGCCGCAGTCTGCTGGGCTTCCGGGGCCGAGCATGCCGCGGACGAACTGGTACTGAGCGCCGCCGAGATGCCGATGCGGATCGTAATCCGCGAGCCGCCACCGCAAATACCGGTGCAGCGCAACCGAATACAACAGTGCTTGAAGTGGGTAGTGCGAGCGGATCATTTCGGCTGCCATCAAGTCCCGGGTGTAGTGGGCCGCAGTGAGATCGCCTCGACCCAATCGGTTGGTCTTGTAGTCGACGATCACAAACGACGGACCCGGGATCCGCAGTACCGCATCGATACTTCCCGTCAGAAATCCCCGCATGGGCATGGTCTCGACGCGGTCGAGGTGGTCGGCGTAACCCACAAGAATGTCGCCGTGCGGCAAGTGCTTTCGGAGGAGGTCCGCCACCCGGTGGAGTGTGACACTCAAGGACACCGGATCGTCACCACCGGCCAGCGGCAGCTCGAAGTCCAACTCCGGCAGTCGATTCGACGGTGCAATAGTGGCCAAGGTTCCGAAACCCAAGGGCGTCTGCATCACCAGCAACAAGGCATCGGCCAGTGCTTTCGGGTCGATATCCGCAGCGCGGGCGGATACTGCCTCGCTGCACCGATCAGCGAGTTCGCTGCGCAAATCCTGCACCGACGTGTCCACTACTTCAAGGATTTCGTGAACCAACGTGCCGAAAGCTGCACCGGCGGGCAAACCGTTCATTGGCGACGGTAGCGCTTCCAGCGGAGACGCTACTACCGGACCGGCCTCGACGGATTCTTCCGGTTCATCATCCTTCCCCGGATTCTCTGCCTCACTGTCAGCAGTGGGTGCGTGGTGAGCGCCCGCCGTCAATGCCGAATACGATGTCCGACGCCAGAGAGTGTCCAGATCACGATCGAATCTTGCAGCTTCCAATGTGTAAGCCTTGGTGCCGGATTCAGACCATCGCTCGATGGACGGCGGGTGAGGTCCCACGGATTCAACAGAAATCACGTCCGACCTCTCGGCGGGCCACGATTCCAAACGTGCCGCAATGACGCCGTCGTCAAGCACCTTCACTACTCGCGCCGGCTCGGAAATTCCGGGACTGCGCCCGAGTAGCAGCCTGTGCAATGCGGACCTCGACGTACCGAAGGACGGTGCCCACCAGAGGACCAGCTGACATTGCGCCCGGGTGAGTGCCACGTACAGCAGACGCAATTCCTCGCCCGCACTTTCAGTTTCAGCCGTCACCTTCCGAGCGCCGTATCCCGGACCGTATTCGCCACCGACATCAAGCAGTCGGCGTCCGTCCCCGTCGTGAAGCATCTGAGTGGCGCCGGCGAATCCGCCGACGCTGTCCCAACCGAAGGGCACGTACACAATCGGGAACTCGAGTCCCTTACTGGCGTGAACCGTCGCGATCTGCACCGCCGCAGCGTCACTGTCCAAACGTCGGCTGCGATCGGTCACGCTTCCCGAAGCAGGATCCTTGATTCGATCACTGAGCCAACGCACCAGCGCACTCAACCCGAAGGACTCTTCGGCCGCGACTCGGCTCAGCATCTGCGCGATATGCCGCAGGTCCGTGAACTGCCGCTCACCCGCCGGCGCCGACAATATCCTTCTCTCCAAGCTTGTTTCAGACGAGATACGTTCGAACACCGCGGCAAAACCGATACGCCCGAACAGCTCGGCAAACACCCGCAACTGACCCGATACCGCAGCCACGACGGTGTTGCCGTCGGAATCCACCGCCTCCGGCGTATACCCCAGGATCGGGGACAGTGCAGCCAACCGCACTCTGTCGCTGCGATGCGGCTGCTCGACAGCCTGCAACAGCCACAACCAGTGCTGGGCACTCGCTGTCGCGAACACGCTCGAGCCTCCCGCCAACACCGACGGAACACCCACGCGCTCGAGGGTGCCGCGAATCATCTCGGCCTGCTTGTGATTACGCACCAAGACGGCGACGTCACCGGGCACTACCGGCCGTGTGGAACCACCGAGAGCCAAACTCGAACCACTGTGCAACAGCCGCACTACGTCGGCGGCAAGATCCTCGGCGATTCGACTACGCAATCGACCGACCGCCGGGAACTGTGACCGGTTGAGCGGACCCGCACCCGTTCGCGGGAGATAACGCAATCGCAGGGGCGGCTGGCCGGACAGCCGGGAAACCTTGTGCGAAGACGCAACCGGATGCGCCACGATGTCTTCGTTACCGAGCGCCGCGCCACCGTACAGATGTTGCAGCGCAGTCAGAACTCCCGGATCACTGCGCCAGTTGGTAGTGAGTTCCTGATGTGAATCGGCCTGCCGAACTGCGTCCAGGTAACTCAGCACCTCGGCACCGCGGAACGCATAGATTGCCTGCTTGGGGTCTCCGACCAGGACGAGCGTAGTCTGTCCGTGAAACGCGAGCCTTAAGATTTCCCACTGCAGTGGGTCGGTGTCCTGAAACTCGTCGATGAGCACGACCCGGAACTTCTCGCGCACTCGACGGCATGCTTCGGGCCCGTAGTCCGGATCGGCGAGCACACCGTGCAGGAGGGTCAAGAGATCGTTGAAGTCGCGAATCCCTTTGGCCCGCTTACGTCGTTCGACCTCGACTCTTGCCGCAGCCGCGAACAATACTCGCTGGCCGGGGACGGTTTCTTCATCGGCATCCGGTTCGAGGACTGCCTGTCCATCTGCCACCGCACTGCGCGCAATTGCCAATGCATCGTTCATCGAGAACGGCGGCGACGT
Proteins encoded:
- the recD gene encoding exodeoxyribonuclease V subunit alpha — its product is MTDAQLAQRARGIVRTFNEAGVLVAADVHVAARLCALGGEPSHDVMLVAALAVRAVRSGSVCLDLRRMHLVIVDGATEADLAALPWPEPDAIVSALRLSPLVIGGTAGPLRPLRLVDTDDGELLYLDRYFLQEQTIRRVLDERAATHPAIDSDAVRAGLDRFFVDNAVPTPSPDRQRVAAALALTHWTTVVAGGPGTGKTHTVARILALLVAEHGSTVRIGLAAPTGKAAARLQESVREQAELLGLPSELTAKTLHRLLGWQRGSASRFKYNASNRLPYDVVVVDETSMVSLTLMARLLEAVRPDARLLLVGDPDQLTSVDAGAVLADLVARPSLAPGNPVLDSVVAEDLADRDAEESLSDHDRDRLRAGIVQLSRGRRFDGTIARLAHAVREGKAAEVMAILRSDDPAVSFHSPDDLDSLRADLVGSSEAVTRFAELGDASGAVKSMETHRLLCAHRDGPYGVSRWAQQAMDWVGSASGQFLNPAQWYPGQPLLVTANDYEVGIYNGDTGVIVDSGDGVLMAAFQRGNETFELHPSSLSAVQTVYAMTIHRSQGSQYDTVSVMLPAEASSLLTRELLYTAITRARTHVRVIGTEESVRAGVERQVLRASGLRREIRPYSG
- a CDS encoding UvrD-helicase domain-containing protein yields the protein MDFDLLGKLPTGTTVLEASAGTGKTYAIVGLATRCVAEGVADISQVLLVTFSRAATQELRERTRERFAGVSAALADVDNARSSQDELISYLASATDDEVALRRRRLLRALAEFDSGTMTTTHSFCQRMLDSLGIAGEREPDATFVESVDDLIAEVVTDLYLIRYSALDTSPPFSMNDALAIARSAVADGQAVLEPDADEETVPGQRVLFAAAARVEVERRKRAKGIRDFNDLLTLLHGVLADPDYGPEACRRVREKFRVVLIDEFQDTDPLQWEILRLAFHGQTTLVLVGDPKQAIYAFRGAEVLSYLDAVRQADSHQELTTNWRSDPGVLTALQHLYGGAALGNEDIVAHPVASSHKVSRLSGQPPLRLRYLPRTGAGPLNRSQFPAVGRLRSRIAEDLAADVVRLLHSGSSLALGGSTRPVVPGDVAVLVRNHKQAEMIRGTLERVGVPSVLAGGSSVFATASAQHWLWLLQAVEQPHRSDRVRLAALSPILGYTPEAVDSDGNTVVAAVSGQLRVFAELFGRIGFAAVFERISSETSLERRILSAPAGERQFTDLRHIAQMLSRVAAEESFGLSALVRWLSDRIKDPASGSVTDRSRRLDSDAAAVQIATVHASKGLEFPIVYVPFGWDSVGGFAGATQMLHDGDGRRLLDVGGEYGPGYGARKVTAETESAGEELRLLYVALTRAQCQLVLWWAPSFGTSRSALHRLLLGRSPGISEPARVVKVLDDGVIAARLESWPAERSDVISVESVGPHPPSIERWSESGTKAYTLEAARFDRDLDTLWRRTSYSALTAGAHHAPTADSEAENPGKDDEPEESVEAGPVVASPLEALPSPMNGLPAGAAFGTLVHEILEVVDTSVQDLRSELADRCSEAVSARAADIDPKALADALLLVMQTPLGFGTLATIAPSNRLPELDFELPLAGGDDPVSLSVTLHRVADLLRKHLPHGDILVGYADHLDRVETMPMRGFLTGSIDAVLRIPGPSFVIVDYKTNRLGRGDLTAAHYTRDLMAAEMIRSHYPLQALLYSVALHRYLRWRLADYDPHRHLGGAQYQFVRGMLGPGSPADCGVFEWKPPAALVVELSDLLAGHVQSVDAVQESR